The proteins below come from a single Mesobacillus jeotgali genomic window:
- a CDS encoding VanW family protein, with protein sequence MKWLLAIGLILSGSTADNHDDIDLVWNGESIVDVQRSDFSISWFGYPILNHTMLETLNKQLSLQVKKEPTNAGLDDYGKIIPEDVGYILDEKKFKKEFTASFFEHHYSRIQVPTLPIYPKVDSEIIANIRTNLIGHYITYFNSRNKERTHNINLAAEAINNHVVFPGETFSFNKVVGKRTASKGYQPAPIIVRGELSEGIGGGICQVSSTLFNAADRSGMKILERYSHSKQVPYVPPGRDATVSWYGPDFTFKNKYNQPILIRAKTYPGKMIVMIYSSDEINIEKRKIPSTDSSITIPEEAY encoded by the coding sequence TTGAAATGGTTACTGGCAATTGGACTTATTCTTTCGGGCAGTACAGCAGATAATCATGATGATATAGATTTAGTTTGGAATGGCGAATCAATTGTGGATGTGCAACGTTCAGACTTTTCAATTTCATGGTTTGGATATCCTATTCTTAACCATACGATGCTGGAAACCTTAAATAAACAGCTGTCTCTCCAGGTCAAGAAAGAACCCACAAACGCAGGTTTGGACGATTACGGAAAAATCATACCTGAAGATGTAGGGTATATTCTTGATGAGAAAAAGTTCAAGAAAGAATTCACGGCAAGTTTTTTTGAGCATCACTATTCAAGAATACAAGTTCCTACTTTACCTATTTATCCGAAGGTTGACAGTGAAATCATCGCCAATATTCGAACCAATCTAATTGGCCATTATATAACGTACTTCAATAGCAGAAACAAAGAACGGACGCATAACATCAACCTAGCCGCAGAAGCGATCAACAACCATGTTGTTTTTCCCGGCGAAACCTTCTCCTTCAATAAGGTTGTCGGCAAACGTACCGCCTCAAAAGGTTATCAGCCTGCACCTATCATTGTCAGAGGAGAATTATCAGAGGGAATTGGCGGAGGTATTTGCCAGGTATCATCAACCCTATTTAATGCTGCTGACCGTTCTGGCATGAAAATCCTTGAGCGATACTCCCATAGCAAACAGGTTCCCTACGTTCCTCCAGGCAGGGACGCAACAGTCAGTTGGTATGGGCCAGATTTTACATTTAAAAACAAATACAATCAGCCTATTTTGATCAGGGCAAAAACTTATCCTGGAAAAATGATTGTGATGATTTACTCATCTGATGAAATCAATATAGAAAAACGAAAAATACCAAGTACAGACAGCAGTA
- a CDS encoding GntR family transcriptional regulator translates to MFELDLRSRKPIYEQLVDKMKELIINEVLKPDEQLPSVRQMAQQLTINPNTIQKAYRELEVQGFIYSLKGKGSFVNPMDPGKDGDKILQVKQDLEKILQEALYLGIPAADLHEMIRRIDGSKGGSWQDDSND, encoded by the coding sequence ATGTTTGAGCTTGACCTGAGGAGCCGAAAACCGATATACGAACAGCTGGTAGATAAGATGAAAGAGCTGATCATAAATGAAGTGCTCAAACCTGATGAACAATTGCCTTCCGTGCGGCAAATGGCACAGCAATTGACTATAAACCCAAATACGATTCAAAAGGCATACAGAGAGCTTGAGGTACAGGGGTTCATTTATTCCTTAAAAGGCAAAGGGAGTTTTGTCAATCCTATGGACCCTGGCAAAGATGGTGATAAAATTCTTCAAGTGAAACAGGATCTTGAGAAGATCCTGCAGGAGGCATTATATCTTGGCATTCCTGCAGCGGATTTGCACGAGATGATTAGAAGAATTGATGGTTCGAAAGGGGGAAGCTGGCAAGATGATTCAAATGATTGA
- a CDS encoding ABC transporter ATP-binding protein, with protein sequence MIQMIEINKTFEKHEAVKNVNMSINKGSIYGLIGSNGAGKTTIIKLLAGIYKQDSGKVLLDGSQIFENQVLKEKIFYISDQPYFFPQYTVKQMAKFYKSIYPSWNEERFLKLAGIFEFSMNKKLQTFSKGIQRQAAFWLALSTMPELLILDEPMDGLDPVARKKVKNLLIQDVADREMTILISSHNLREIEDICDHIGILHHGSLLLEKDLDDLKSDIHKVQVAYRGETPKHLESKLTMLHCERRGSVMVCIIRGKEEEIEKVINQTEPVIFDILPLTLEEIFIYEMGDIGYAIKNIIV encoded by the coding sequence ATGATTCAAATGATTGAGATCAATAAAACATTTGAAAAACATGAGGCTGTAAAAAACGTCAATATGTCGATAAATAAAGGCTCAATATATGGGCTGATTGGATCAAATGGTGCAGGGAAGACAACCATCATTAAATTGCTGGCTGGAATTTACAAACAAGATTCTGGAAAGGTGCTTTTGGATGGCTCGCAGATTTTTGAAAACCAGGTTTTAAAAGAGAAAATCTTTTACATATCCGACCAGCCATATTTCTTTCCGCAGTACACAGTCAAGCAGATGGCGAAGTTTTATAAAAGCATTTACCCATCCTGGAATGAAGAAAGATTCTTGAAATTAGCCGGAATTTTTGAATTCAGTATGAACAAAAAATTGCAAACTTTTTCAAAAGGCATCCAAAGACAGGCTGCATTCTGGCTTGCCTTATCTACAATGCCAGAGTTGTTGATCCTTGATGAGCCTATGGATGGATTGGATCCCGTGGCCAGGAAAAAAGTAAAGAACCTCTTGATACAGGATGTTGCCGATAGGGAGATGACGATTTTGATATCCTCGCATAACTTGCGGGAAATTGAAGATATTTGCGACCATATTGGAATTTTGCATCATGGATCACTCCTATTGGAAAAAGACCTTGATGATCTCAAATCTGATATACATAAGGTCCAGGTAGCTTATAGAGGGGAAACGCCAAAACATTTGGAAAGTAAACTGACCATGCTCCATTGCGAAAGAAGGGGAAGTGTCATGGTTTGCATCATCAGGGGGAAAGAGGAAGAAATCGAGAAGGTTATCAACCAGACTGAGCCGGTTATTTTTGATATCCTCCCATTGACATTAGAAGAAATTTTTATATATGAAATGGGGGATATCGGCTATGCAATCAAAAATATCATTGTTTAA